The Coffea arabica cultivar ET-39 chromosome 3c, Coffea Arabica ET-39 HiFi, whole genome shotgun sequence genome contains a region encoding:
- the LOC113733953 gene encoding universal stress protein PHOS34 — MAGGKQVMLLAIDDSEHSFYALKWTLEHFFTPTSNALFKLVIVHAKYPPTSVIGLAGPGSTDVLPLVEADLKRTAERLIEQAKELCKEKGVEDAEFEVIEGDARMVMCDAVDKHHASLLVLGSHGYGALKRVVLGSVSDHCSHHAHCSVMIVKQPKVHH, encoded by the exons ATGGCGGGTGGGAAACAAGTGATGCTTCTTGCAATTGATGATAGTGAGCATAGCTTTTATGCTCTTAAGTGGACCCTTGAGCATTTCTTTACTCCTACATCGAATGCCCTGTTCAAGCTCGTTATTGTCCATGCCAAATATCCTCCTACGTCTGTCATTGGACTTGCAGGACCTG GATCCACGGACGTGCTACCACTTGTGGAAGCCGACCTGAAGAGGACAGCTGAAAGGCTTATCGAGCAAGCTAAGGAGCTCTGCAAGGAAAAAGGA GTGGAAGATGCAGAATTTGAAGTGATCGAAGGGGATGCCAGGATGGTCATGTGTGATGCCGTTGACAAACATCATGCATCTCTCTTGGTTCTCGGTAGCCATGGATATGGGGCTTTGAAAAG GGTTGTTCTGGGCAGCGTCAGCGATCACTGCTCCCACCATGCTCACTGCTCTGTGATGATCGTGAAGCAGCCTAAAGTACACCACTAA
- the LOC113733952 gene encoding translationally-controlled tumor protein homolog — translation MLVYQDLLTGDELLSDSFPYKEIENGILWEVEGKWVVQGAVEVDIGANPSAEGCGEDEGVDDQAVKVVDIVDTFRLQEQPPFDKKQFVAYIKKYIKLLTPKIDAEKQEHFKKNIEGATKYLLSKLSDLQFFVGESMADDSTLVFAYYKDGATDPTFLYFGVGLKEVKC, via the exons atgttGGTCTATCAGGATTTACTCACCG GTGATGAGCTTCTCTCGGACTCATTTCCATACAAGGAAATTGAGAACGGGATCCTCTGGGAAGTTGAGGGAAAG TGGGTTGTCCAAGGAGCTGTTGAAGTAGACATTGGTGCAAACCCTTCTGCTGAAGGTTGTGGAGAGGACGAGGGTGTTGATGACCAGGCTGTGAAGGTGGTGGACATAGTTGACACATTTAGGCTCCAG GAGCAACCTCCTTTTGACAAGAAGCAATTTGTTGCATACATAAAGAAGTATATCAAGTTGTTGACGCCAAAGATAGATGCAGAGAAGCAAGAGCATTTTAAGAAGAATATTGAGGGCGCAACCAAGTACTTGCTCTCAAAGCTCAGTGACCTCCAATT TTTTGTGGGGGAGAGCATGGCCGATGACAGTACCTTGGTGTTTGCTTACTACAAGGATGGTGCCACCGATCCGACTTTCTTGTATTTTGGCGTTGGCCTGAAGGAGGTCAAGTGCTAG